A genomic region of Fodinisporobacter ferrooxydans contains the following coding sequences:
- a CDS encoding branched-chain amino acid ABC transporter permease yields MRLSTQVRFLQTSRLTWGVYALLFICFLFLPWIIDGYYIHILILIGVYVLLSSSLDLALGTTGLLQLGHAGFYGIGAYVGAIVSTRIFPNTWLGFWIGLPIVVVVCMIAGLVIGVPTLRLKGHYFGLATLGFGEIVYGILLNWQSVTNGSFGIKSIPSPHIGSIDLGQREYFYYLIWIVVALILWILYALRKSRFGYMWRAVREDEVAAGTMGIHVFKQKVIVLMISAGIAGIAGSFFAHYISYISPDNFTLDESILVLSMVIIGGKDSLRGVLLGSFLLVVLPEILRPVAQYRMLIYGFILAVMILYRPEGIVGKK; encoded by the coding sequence TTGAGACTCTCAACACAAGTTCGGTTCCTTCAGACATCTAGGCTAACTTGGGGAGTGTACGCCTTACTGTTTATATGTTTCCTGTTTCTGCCTTGGATCATCGATGGATATTACATACACATACTAATTTTAATCGGCGTCTATGTTCTGCTTTCTTCCAGTTTAGACTTGGCACTAGGTACAACTGGTTTACTGCAACTTGGTCATGCAGGTTTTTATGGCATAGGAGCATACGTTGGCGCCATTGTTTCTACCCGCATTTTCCCCAATACTTGGTTAGGTTTTTGGATCGGATTGCCGATTGTAGTGGTTGTTTGCATGATTGCCGGGTTAGTAATAGGCGTTCCTACCCTTCGCCTAAAAGGGCACTATTTTGGTCTGGCAACGCTAGGATTTGGAGAGATCGTTTACGGTATTTTATTGAACTGGCAATCTGTAACTAACGGATCATTTGGGATTAAAAGTATTCCTTCTCCTCACATTGGTTCTATTGATCTAGGACAAAGGGAATATTTCTATTACCTAATCTGGATAGTTGTGGCTTTGATTTTGTGGATATTATACGCTCTTCGTAAAAGTCGATTTGGTTATATGTGGCGAGCTGTAAGAGAAGATGAGGTCGCAGCCGGAACCATGGGGATTCATGTGTTTAAACAGAAGGTTATCGTCTTAATGATTAGCGCGGGAATTGCAGGAATTGCAGGATCCTTTTTTGCTCATTACATTTCTTATATCAGTCCAGACAATTTTACATTAGATGAATCCATTTTGGTGCTCTCCATGGTCATCATTGGTGGAAAAGACAGTTTGCGTGGAGTGCTGTTAGGATCATTTTTACTCGTCGTATTGCCAGAGATTCTCCGGCCTGTTGCCCAATATCGTATGTTAATTTACGGATTCATTCTAGCGGTTATGATTTTATATCGTCCGGAAGGGATTGTAGGGAAAAAATGA
- a CDS encoding glycoside hydrolase family 73 protein, which yields MQPQDFISTIAQAAQEFQIQSNVFASVTIAQAALETGWCNFLPVDKYTGKQSYNLFGVQGNGPNGHVLCDTQEYYNDRLATVEVQFAAYDNFFESIAGHAQVLLRDNFAPVREAATPEEACRQLYRCHYATDPGYADKLIAIIDEFGLKQYDFSRGDLQMIAEMQQQMITLQNQVRALQEQLNAYNDPTVSVWAAAAIKKAEAKKTIVGDTAGHINPKAPVTREQLAVILDRLGLLGK from the coding sequence ATGCAGCCACAAGATTTTATCAGCACAATCGCCCAAGCTGCGCAAGAATTTCAGATTCAATCGAATGTATTTGCATCTGTTACGATTGCGCAAGCGGCGCTGGAAACCGGTTGGTGCAACTTTCTTCCGGTCGATAAGTACACAGGCAAACAATCGTATAACCTCTTCGGCGTACAAGGCAATGGTCCAAACGGTCACGTTCTATGCGATACACAAGAATACTATAACGATCGATTGGCAACGGTCGAAGTGCAGTTTGCAGCATACGATAATTTTTTCGAGTCAATTGCCGGACATGCACAAGTGCTTTTGCGGGACAATTTCGCACCTGTACGAGAAGCAGCAACACCAGAGGAAGCCTGTCGTCAATTGTATCGATGTCATTATGCAACGGACCCGGGTTATGCTGATAAGCTCATTGCGATTATTGACGAGTTTGGGTTAAAACAATACGATTTTTCAAGAGGTGACTTGCAAATGATTGCAGAAATGCAACAACAGATGATCACGCTGCAAAATCAAGTACGTGCTTTACAGGAGCAGCTTAATGCTTATAACGATCCAACCGTTTCCGTTTGGGCGGCAGCGGCGATCAAAAAAGCTGAAGCGAAAAAGACGATCGTAGGAGATACAGCGGGGCACATCAATCCGAAAGCACCGGTGACACGGGAACAATTGGCAGTGATTTTAGATCGACTCGGATTGCTCGGCAAGTAA
- a CDS encoding branched-chain amino acid ABC transporter permease — MLLEQLLNGLNMGSVYALVGLGFSLIYGVLGLINFAHGEVCMIGAFLAFSAMSFLGISFYPALLLSVIATGILGIVIDRIGFRPIRKASHIAQLISTLALSIVLRNLAMLVWGSKTFPFPNILGNHLRLVIPITLFLLMVVLHLIITRTKIGIAVRAISMNQEVASTLGVNTNRTITWVVSIGSALGGLAGILIAMYYSAITFDMGYNLALKAFVASIIGGLGNIYGTIFGGLILGIFEGLLQAYVSTSYTDVFSFTLLILVLLFKPFGIFGKSVEKGG; from the coding sequence ATGTTGTTGGAACAACTTCTCAACGGACTTAACATGGGCTCCGTTTATGCATTAGTAGGATTAGGATTCTCGCTTATTTACGGGGTGTTAGGTCTGATTAATTTTGCACACGGTGAAGTTTGTATGATAGGAGCTTTTTTGGCATTTTCCGCAATGTCATTTTTGGGGATTAGCTTCTATCCTGCTCTCCTTTTATCAGTAATAGCAACAGGAATCCTGGGAATCGTTATTGATCGAATAGGGTTTCGGCCGATCCGAAAAGCATCTCATATTGCCCAGTTAATCAGCACACTCGCATTATCGATTGTTTTGCGTAATCTCGCCATGCTGGTTTGGGGGAGTAAAACATTCCCGTTTCCTAATATCCTTGGTAACCATTTGCGACTAGTGATCCCGATTACCCTCTTTCTATTAATGGTAGTTTTACATTTGATCATCACACGAACGAAGATTGGTATTGCCGTTCGAGCCATCAGCATGAATCAGGAGGTTGCATCAACCTTAGGCGTAAACACAAATCGCACAATAACATGGGTTGTCTCAATCGGTTCAGCTCTTGGAGGCTTGGCAGGCATATTAATTGCTATGTATTATTCGGCTATAACCTTTGATATGGGATATAATCTTGCTCTTAAAGCATTTGTTGCTTCCATAATTGGCGGTTTAGGCAACATTTACGGGACTATTTTTGGAGGACTAATATTGGGGATTTTTGAAGGGTTGCTTCAAGCATATGTATCAACATCTTATACGGATGTCTTTTCCTTCACGCTGCTCATTTTAGTACTCTTGTTTAAACCCTTCGGTATTTTTGGCAAGTCAGTCGAGAAGGGAGGTTGA
- a CDS encoding spore germination protein, translated as MQQRDNRFFKKNRYKTSSDSTNTGITFQRINHEDKQNLISYDLNMNLSLLKQHFAKCSDIVYREFVILKKKKALLLYIDGLIDTNQLELSVLKPLMTVEASGDESAFDFKQFLEQNLSVAQTSEVGAFTEVIDDVLAANAVLLVDGETSAIVLSTKKWSQRSVEEPLTEAVIRGPREGFTENIRTNTALLRRRIRTENLKMESMKIGRVTKTDLVIAYIDGIVTDSVVTEVKNRLGRIDIDGVLESGYIEELLEDNPFSPFPQFQNTERPDAVAANLMEGRVAIFIDGTPFVIMTPVSFFGFLQASEDYYERSMVSIFIRWVRFIFLFIALLLPSLYIAITTYHQEMLPTNLLLSVASSRESSPFPAFVEALMMEITFEALREAGVRLPRPVGSAVSIVGALVIGQAAVQAGIVSAPMVIVVSITGIASFIVPRFNLGISIRMLRFPIMILAATLGLFGIVIGLLLILIHLCGLRSLGVPYLTPVAPLTLNNLKDTFIRAPHWAMGLRPRLFGYQNPQRQKPDLMPQPDKRE; from the coding sequence ATGCAACAACGTGACAATCGTTTTTTCAAGAAAAACCGTTATAAAACAAGCAGTGATTCCACAAATACGGGAATTACATTTCAACGCATAAATCATGAAGACAAACAGAATCTTATTTCGTACGATCTAAATATGAATCTATCCCTGCTTAAACAGCATTTTGCCAAATGTTCTGATATAGTGTATCGCGAATTTGTAATTCTAAAAAAAAAGAAAGCACTCTTACTTTATATCGATGGGTTAATCGATACAAATCAACTGGAGTTAAGTGTATTAAAACCGCTCATGACGGTCGAAGCGTCGGGAGACGAATCAGCATTCGATTTCAAACAATTTCTTGAACAAAACTTATCCGTCGCACAAACTTCGGAAGTTGGCGCATTCACTGAAGTCATAGATGATGTACTGGCAGCCAATGCGGTATTACTCGTTGATGGTGAAACATCTGCGATCGTATTGAGCACAAAAAAATGGAGTCAACGTTCTGTTGAAGAACCTCTGACGGAAGCTGTGATTCGCGGGCCAAGAGAAGGATTTACGGAAAACATTCGGACAAATACTGCCCTTTTGCGCAGGCGAATTCGGACAGAGAATTTAAAAATGGAATCCATGAAAATAGGAAGAGTCACAAAAACAGATCTTGTGATTGCTTACATTGATGGAATTGTTACAGACTCCGTTGTCACTGAGGTCAAAAATCGGCTTGGAAGAATTGATATAGATGGGGTATTGGAAAGCGGGTATATTGAAGAATTGCTGGAAGACAATCCGTTTTCGCCATTTCCGCAATTTCAAAATACGGAACGTCCGGATGCCGTAGCCGCCAATTTAATGGAGGGAAGGGTTGCAATCTTTATCGACGGCACACCTTTTGTAATCATGACACCCGTCAGTTTTTTCGGTTTTTTACAGGCGAGTGAGGATTATTACGAACGCTCCATGGTATCCATATTTATCCGCTGGGTGCGGTTTATCTTTCTGTTCATTGCACTTCTGTTGCCTTCGTTATATATTGCCATTACCACATATCATCAGGAAATGCTGCCGACAAATCTGCTGTTATCTGTTGCCTCATCCCGTGAGAGCAGCCCTTTCCCGGCATTTGTCGAGGCATTGATGATGGAAATTACATTTGAAGCATTGCGAGAAGCCGGCGTACGCTTGCCAAGACCTGTCGGGTCAGCTGTCAGCATTGTAGGAGCACTTGTTATCGGTCAAGCGGCTGTACAGGCAGGTATTGTTTCTGCTCCAATGGTTATCGTAGTGTCGATCACCGGTATCGCTTCGTTTATCGTTCCACGCTTTAATCTTGGAATCAGCATTCGGATGTTGCGTTTTCCAATCATGATACTTGCCGCGACACTTGGCCTATTCGGCATCGTGATCGGATTGCTGCTTATTCTTATCCATTTGTGCGGATTGCGATCACTTGGTGTTCCGTATTTGACGCCGGTTGCACCACTTACACTAAATAACTTGAAAGATACGTTCATCCGAGCACCACATTGGGCGATGGGATTACGCCCAAGACTTTTTGGGTATCAAAATCCGCAACGTCAAAAACCTGATTTAATGCCGCAACCTGATAAAAGGGAATAA
- a CDS encoding Ger(x)C family spore germination protein, which translates to MIKTIHTCWIVSVLSLFLTGCWDQVEVNDLALVMAAGMDTAPEGKIRFTYQIAIPKGGGQATQQSPGKETFFADSGVGFDDRDATQTIQEKLSRKIFLSHRRILIIGEQLARQGIQPYLDKLSRDRNSRLNTYVLVARGSTAAEMLQIPYPYEQVPAEALREIEHSKVGLEISLRDLIETVASDTMSPVLPAIEKVAQSGNNGTSTFRLNGAAVFHHDRLVGWLNDGTTRGLLWLRKQTQQAIITVHVKTRNGNGYISSNVIQGTTNVLAKKENDKIVLYVKADADDDIIENTAGLDLTKPQNVSFIEQMLSKDLRDRIRIALDEIQHRYKSDVVDFGEVIHRTYPKDWQALSKNWDQEFPNLKVVIQTKVKVHRIGLVGHIK; encoded by the coding sequence ATGATAAAAACGATTCATACATGTTGGATTGTGAGTGTCCTATCCCTATTTCTTACCGGATGTTGGGACCAGGTCGAAGTCAATGATCTGGCACTTGTCATGGCTGCCGGAATGGATACGGCGCCTGAAGGAAAAATACGGTTCACCTATCAGATTGCCATCCCGAAAGGCGGCGGGCAGGCTACACAGCAATCCCCTGGCAAAGAGACTTTTTTCGCGGACTCTGGCGTTGGATTTGACGATCGTGATGCCACCCAGACCATACAAGAAAAATTATCGAGGAAAATTTTTCTCTCACATCGACGAATCCTTATTATCGGAGAACAACTTGCACGCCAAGGAATTCAACCATATCTTGACAAATTAAGCCGCGATCGAAACTCTCGTTTGAATACATATGTGCTTGTGGCACGAGGAAGTACGGCCGCTGAGATGTTGCAAATTCCCTATCCTTATGAACAAGTACCTGCTGAGGCATTGCGAGAAATTGAGCACTCAAAAGTAGGACTGGAAATTTCTCTAAGAGATTTGATCGAAACGGTTGCGTCTGATACGATGTCACCCGTATTGCCCGCGATTGAAAAAGTTGCGCAAAGTGGGAACAATGGAACATCAACATTCCGTCTGAACGGTGCTGCCGTGTTTCATCATGACAGGTTGGTCGGGTGGCTGAATGATGGAACAACCCGAGGGCTCCTATGGTTACGCAAGCAAACACAACAAGCGATCATTACAGTACACGTAAAAACCAGAAATGGAAATGGTTATATAAGCTCAAATGTCATACAAGGCACGACAAACGTACTGGCAAAAAAAGAAAATGATAAGATCGTTCTATATGTAAAAGCGGATGCGGATGATGACATCATTGAAAACACAGCGGGATTGGATCTTACCAAGCCGCAAAACGTTTCATTTATTGAGCAGATGTTATCAAAAGATCTGCGCGACCGGATCCGAATCGCTCTTGATGAAATTCAGCATCGTTACAAATCGGATGTGGTTGACTTCGGCGAAGTGATCCATCGAACCTATCCAAAGGATTGGCAAGCACTCTCTAAAAATTGGGATCAAGAGTTTCCCAACCTGAAAGTGGTGATTCAAACAAAAGTCAAAGTTCATCGTATCGGGCTGGTCGGGCATATAAAGTGA
- a CDS encoding ABC transporter substrate-binding protein, protein MKKIIGHMFLALALSTSLILSACGKSNDTIKVVVAGPMTGSSAQFGESMKEGTQMAANEINKKGGLLGKKIELDFEDDKGDPKEAVNIAQRISTDSNVVGIIGHFTSSATMAASPIYQKAGIPEIAVASTTPKATSAGNYIFRVNVTNTAQGAGIIKWLVQEKHKKRLAIFYDNDDYGNGITNDAIKTADRIGAQIVYKGSITPGVQQDFHVMLDAAKQAKPDALVLFTLYSTGAQIVSEADKMGLHLLTVGSDAIYAPDFIRLAGKSAEGVYVATWFHPDSNYSGTRKFVTDFKKTYNKDTDSWAPYSYDALMIFADAVKKAGKIDRSAIRDTLAKTKNFKGATGVITFNKQRVPDPSSMKLLFTVVKNGKFQLVK, encoded by the coding sequence ATGAAAAAAATAATTGGGCATATGTTTTTAGCTCTTGCACTAAGTACTTCTTTGATACTGTCAGCCTGCGGGAAATCCAACGACACGATAAAGGTTGTTGTAGCAGGTCCTATGACGGGAAGTTCGGCACAATTCGGTGAAAGTATGAAAGAGGGCACGCAAATGGCTGCAAATGAAATCAACAAAAAAGGAGGCCTGTTAGGGAAAAAAATTGAACTGGATTTTGAAGATGATAAGGGAGACCCAAAAGAAGCCGTCAATATCGCACAACGAATTTCAACTGACAGCAATGTAGTGGGAATCATTGGACATTTTACATCTAGTGCCACGATGGCTGCATCCCCGATTTATCAAAAAGCAGGTATACCAGAAATTGCAGTTGCTTCAACGACCCCTAAAGCAACAAGTGCCGGAAATTATATATTCCGGGTGAACGTTACAAATACAGCTCAAGGAGCAGGCATCATTAAATGGCTTGTTCAAGAAAAACACAAAAAACGTTTGGCTATTTTCTACGATAACGATGATTATGGCAACGGAATAACAAATGACGCTATAAAGACTGCAGATAGAATAGGCGCTCAAATCGTCTATAAGGGAAGTATAACACCTGGTGTCCAACAGGATTTCCATGTCATGTTGGATGCTGCTAAACAAGCAAAACCGGATGCACTGGTACTATTTACCTTATATTCCACGGGCGCTCAAATTGTCTCGGAAGCGGATAAAATGGGTCTACATCTTTTGACAGTAGGTTCTGATGCAATATACGCTCCTGATTTTATTAGATTGGCGGGTAAAAGTGCAGAAGGTGTTTATGTCGCGACTTGGTTCCACCCGGACAGCAATTACAGTGGAACTCGCAAATTTGTAACAGATTTCAAAAAAACATATAACAAAGATACGGATAGTTGGGCTCCCTATTCGTATGACGCATTAATGATTTTTGCTGATGCTGTCAAGAAAGCAGGTAAAATCGACCGTTCCGCCATTCGTGATACATTGGCGAAAACCAAAAATTTCAAAGGGGCTACCGGTGTTATCACGTTTAATAAGCAACGTGTTCCTGATCCTTCATCTATGAAACTCTTATTTACTGTTGTCAAGAACGGAAAATTTCAACTTGTAAAATAA
- a CDS encoding thiol-disulfide oxidoreductase DCC family protein: protein MKEQHAIILFDGMCNFCNHSVSFIIRHDSHDRYRFAPLQSNTGQDYLEKFAIQKDVNSIVLIEGERWYVESTAALRICRDLDGLWKAFYPLLFIPKAIRDFCYRWFANKRYILFGKRDSCMVPTKKIKEKFLLDE, encoded by the coding sequence ATGAAAGAACAACATGCGATTATCTTATTTGATGGCATGTGCAACTTTTGCAATCATTCCGTCAGTTTTATTATTCGGCATGACTCGCACGACCGATATCGGTTTGCGCCATTGCAATCAAACACAGGCCAGGACTACTTGGAGAAATTCGCTATTCAAAAGGATGTAAATTCCATTGTATTGATTGAGGGAGAACGGTGGTATGTGGAATCCACCGCAGCTTTACGAATTTGCCGAGATTTGGATGGGCTGTGGAAAGCATTTTATCCACTGCTCTTCATTCCTAAAGCAATTCGAGATTTTTGCTATCGTTGGTTTGCCAATAAGCGCTATATTCTTTTTGGAAAAAGAGATTCTTGTATGGTACCGACAAAAAAAATCAAAGAAAAATTTCTGTTGGACGAGTAA
- a CDS encoding ABC transporter ATP-binding protein — MSTVNPLLQVNELSKGFMGIRAVDNFSFAVPHGTVVGIIGPNGAGKTTVFNLISKLYKPDNGRIYLGGQDITDFKPYQANQIGIARTFQNIRLLGNLTVLENVMVTLGTRATYTMVDVILHRRSFQKIEAERLQLANELLKRVGLLHRCNHKASALSYGEQRRLEIVRALATNPKILLMDEPVAGMNRSEKDDLAEFIKSIVSEGVSVLLIEHDMGFVMSICDTIIVLNYGKKIAEGSPALVRQNEEVIEAYLGKNAHVKHS; from the coding sequence ATGAGTACAGTCAATCCTTTGTTACAGGTAAATGAGCTAAGTAAGGGATTTATGGGCATAAGAGCAGTCGATAATTTTTCGTTTGCCGTACCACATGGCACTGTTGTCGGAATTATTGGACCAAACGGAGCGGGGAAAACGACAGTATTCAATTTAATTTCAAAACTGTATAAACCCGATAATGGGCGAATTTATTTAGGGGGGCAGGACATTACAGATTTTAAGCCATATCAGGCAAACCAAATAGGTATAGCAAGAACATTCCAAAACATACGGTTATTAGGCAATCTGACAGTTCTTGAAAACGTAATGGTCACATTAGGGACACGTGCAACCTACACAATGGTTGATGTTATATTACATCGGCGATCGTTTCAAAAAATCGAAGCGGAGCGTTTGCAACTAGCAAATGAATTGTTAAAAAGGGTTGGATTGCTACATCGCTGCAACCATAAAGCATCCGCGCTTTCTTATGGTGAACAACGCCGTTTAGAGATTGTCCGCGCTCTAGCAACCAATCCTAAAATACTTCTCATGGATGAGCCGGTCGCAGGTATGAACCGATCTGAAAAAGATGATTTAGCCGAGTTTATCAAATCAATTGTTTCTGAGGGGGTATCAGTGTTGCTGATTGAGCATGATATGGGTTTCGTAATGTCTATTTGCGATACGATCATTGTCTTAAATTATGGAAAGAAGATTGCTGAAGGATCTCCTGCACTAGTAAGACAAAACGAAGAAGTAATTGAAGCGTATTTGGGGAAGAATGCACATGTTAAGCATTCATAA
- a CDS encoding ABC transporter ATP-binding protein codes for MLSIHNLKVSYGNIVAVHNISLQVRNGQIVCLIGPNGAGKTTTLRAISGLLPISGGSITLNEIDLLKKQPHQIAKAGIIPVPEGRGIFPQLTVKENLEMGAYLEDSPKRKRNNLERVFTLFPELVERLNHWGGNLSGGQQQMLAIGRALMANPKILLMDEPSMGLAPIVVERIFQAISKIRDGTTILLVEQNANLALQYADYAYVLEHGEVVLQGSAQSLLDTEDLVSAYFGGIAT; via the coding sequence ATGTTAAGCATTCATAATCTTAAAGTGAGTTATGGAAATATTGTCGCCGTCCATAATATATCTCTTCAGGTTAGAAATGGTCAGATCGTGTGCTTGATCGGGCCGAACGGAGCTGGCAAAACCACAACTCTGCGTGCGATATCGGGCCTACTTCCTATATCGGGAGGTTCTATAACATTAAATGAAATCGATTTATTAAAAAAGCAACCCCATCAGATTGCAAAAGCCGGCATTATTCCCGTACCGGAAGGGAGGGGAATTTTTCCTCAACTAACCGTGAAAGAAAACTTGGAAATGGGAGCATATCTTGAGGATAGTCCTAAAAGAAAGCGTAATAATCTTGAACGGGTATTCACTTTATTTCCTGAACTGGTCGAGCGTCTCAACCACTGGGGTGGAAATTTAAGTGGTGGACAGCAACAGATGCTTGCAATTGGGCGTGCATTAATGGCTAACCCGAAGATTTTATTAATGGATGAACCATCGATGGGTTTGGCGCCAATTGTCGTTGAACGTATTTTTCAAGCAATTTCCAAGATTAGAGATGGCACAACGATTCTCTTGGTGGAACAAAATGCAAATTTAGCGCTTCAATATGCAGATTATGCATATGTGCTCGAACACGGGGAGGTGGTGCTTCAAGGATCTGCTCAGTCTTTGCTAGACACGGAGGATCTTGTCTCTGCGTATTTTGGAGGAATTGCCACTTAA
- a CDS encoding YiiX/YebB-like N1pC/P60 family cysteine hydrolase produces the protein MNLRPGDLVFVRGTTWFEKAIEDITSSQYSHVAGIVKENELIEAQGFRKTGYQGLDCYYGQSDIFTCAGLSDEQRQAIIECVLSEVGTRYDYILILWEAVRYLLHKVFPYKETKRRICSTLWADAYKAAGIDLCPGIRYPSPEDLAQSKLLKKIGSY, from the coding sequence ATGAATTTACGTCCTGGCGACCTTGTATTTGTCCGTGGAACCACATGGTTCGAAAAAGCGATCGAAGACATTACAAGCAGTCAATATTCACACGTTGCCGGAATTGTAAAAGAAAACGAACTGATCGAAGCGCAAGGATTTCGAAAAACAGGCTACCAAGGGTTGGACTGCTACTATGGCCAAAGTGATATTTTTACTTGTGCAGGTTTAAGCGATGAGCAGAGACAAGCAATCATCGAATGCGTTCTATCCGAAGTTGGTACAAGATATGATTATATTTTAATCCTCTGGGAAGCCGTACGATATCTCTTGCATAAAGTTTTCCCATACAAAGAAACGAAACGGCGAATCTGCTCCACGCTTTGGGCTGATGCATACAAGGCAGCGGGAATTGATTTGTGTCCTGGCATTCGATATCCATCGCCGGAGGATCTGGCGCAATCCAAGCTGCTCAAGAAAATAGGAAGTTATTAA